In the genome of Candidatus Neomarinimicrobiota bacterium, one region contains:
- a CDS encoding 3-isopropylmalate dehydratase large subunit, protein MGQTFAEKILSKYSGRTVVPGEIVDIKPDIAMSHDNTAAISGIFEQLGVDTLDDPDRHVVVLDHCTPPANEIFAMNHKITRAFVKKHGIKHFFDIEAGICHQVIIEGGLCLPGTIMVGADSHSTTYGAFGAFGTGIGRSETAVIMATGKIWFRVPETIKIIIEGEFPEGTGSKDLILKIAGEIKADGALYKAVEFAGPTIENMSVSSRIVLPNMAVELGAKIGYMIPNEETLDYLEGRAQKEFEVVESDADAVFDKIVEFDISELEPQIACPHTVDNVNPITEVVGTKIDEVFFGSCTNARLEDFEIVAEVLDGKKIHREVRMLVFPASRDIFLEAMRLGYVQTIAEAGAIIMNSGCGPCMGNHEGVPASGEVVLATNNRNFRGRLGNRESEVYLSSPLVAAYSALNGVISDPRNN, encoded by the coding sequence ATGGGACAAACATTTGCGGAAAAAATACTGTCAAAATACTCCGGCAGGACTGTTGTACCCGGAGAGATAGTTGATATAAAACCAGATATAGCGATGTCGCATGACAACACGGCGGCTATCAGCGGGATATTCGAACAGCTCGGAGTCGACACTTTAGATGATCCCGACAGGCATGTTGTAGTGCTTGACCACTGCACTCCGCCTGCCAATGAAATATTCGCTATGAATCATAAAATCACGCGTGCATTCGTGAAAAAGCACGGCATCAAGCATTTCTTCGACATCGAGGCGGGTATATGTCATCAGGTGATCATCGAAGGCGGCTTATGCCTGCCGGGTACGATTATGGTCGGAGCGGATTCTCACTCCACTACTTACGGAGCATTCGGCGCATTCGGCACGGGAATCGGCCGTTCGGAAACCGCCGTCATCATGGCTACGGGAAAGATATGGTTCAGAGTACCCGAGACGATAAAAATCATAATCGAAGGAGAATTTCCCGAAGGGACGGGCTCAAAAGACCTGATACTCAAGATTGCCGGCGAGATAAAGGCTGACGGAGCTCTTTACAAGGCAGTAGAATTTGCCGGTCCTACGATTGAGAACATGTCGGTATCTTCGAGAATCGTGCTGCCCAACATGGCTGTGGAGCTCGGCGCGAAGATAGGATATATGATTCCGAACGAAGAAACGCTCGATTACCTCGAAGGGAGAGCTCAAAAAGAATTTGAAGTCGTAGAATCCGACGCAGATGCCGTATTCGACAAAATAGTGGAGTTCGACATATCGGAACTCGAGCCTCAAATAGCGTGCCCGCATACCGTGGATAACGTCAATCCGATCACGGAAGTAGTAGGAACTAAGATAGACGAAGTCTTTTTCGGGTCATGCACGAACGCGAGGTTAGAGGATTTTGAGATCGTCGCCGAAGTGCTGGACGGCAAGAAAATACACCGCGAAGTGAGGATGCTCGTGTTCCCGGCTTCGAGAGACATATTCTTAGAGGCGATGCGGCTCGGCTACGTGCAGACGATCGCGGAAGCAGGAGCGATTATCATGAACTCGGGCTGTGGTCCGTGCATGGGAAATCATGAGGGAGTACCCGCAAGCGGTGAAGTGGTGCTTGCGACCAACAACCGTAATTTCAGGG
- a CDS encoding endonuclease domain-containing protein: MMKLNKNTQKRRRQRLRNNATPWERKLWRYLQNSNLEGYKFRRQQGIEDYIVDFYCAELKLIIELDGGGHFVAEKMENDKKRESALESWEYTILRYTNDEIMENIEGVLFDIKNECIKLNSNHP, from the coding sequence ATGATGAAATTAAATAAAAACACACAGAAACGAAGAAGGCAACGATTAAGAAATAATGCTACTCCATGGGAAAGAAAACTGTGGCGCTATCTACAAAATTCGAACTTGGAGGGCTATAAATTCCGCAGGCAACAAGGAATAGAAGATTATATTGTTGATTTCTATTGTGCTGAATTAAAATTGATAATTGAGTTAGATGGAGGTGGACATTTCGTTGCCGAAAAAATGGAAAATGATAAAAAAAGAGAGTCGGCGTTAGAAAGCTGGGAATATACTATATTAAGATATACGAATGATGAGATCATGGAAAATATAGAGGGAGTTTTATTCGACATTAAAAATGAGTGTATTAAACTTAATTCCAACCACCCCTGA
- a CDS encoding citryl-CoA lyase, with protein sequence MTETWKTAITEIEPNKIKLRGYPLDELMGRISYAEAVYLILRGELPSTEVGKLIDAILVSSIDHGVTPPSAQAALTVASTGAPLNAAVASGILAISKYHGGAIEACMKILKSAKELMEDGKPVEKAAGEIVDSYRKSKKRMSGFGHRIHTNDPRAARLFELAEEAGKSGTYIKLIGAIEGELEKSAGKKLPINVDGAIAAVLCELDFWDNLANAFFIMARVPGLVAHAAEEQERQRPMRQIDPANHEYDGPAERHLE encoded by the coding sequence ATGACAGAAACGTGGAAAACGGCGATTACCGAGATAGAGCCGAATAAGATAAAACTGAGGGGTTATCCGCTTGATGAGCTGATGGGGAGGATATCTTATGCCGAGGCGGTGTACCTTATATTGAGAGGTGAGCTGCCGTCGACTGAAGTCGGGAAACTAATTGACGCTATTCTCGTCTCGTCGATCGACCATGGTGTAACACCACCTTCCGCGCAAGCGGCACTGACTGTGGCTTCGACGGGTGCGCCGTTAAATGCCGCAGTAGCTTCAGGTATACTTGCGATTTCTAAATATCACGGCGGAGCGATCGAGGCGTGTATGAAAATTCTTAAATCGGCAAAGGAATTGATGGAGGATGGAAAGCCGGTCGAAAAGGCTGCCGGAGAAATAGTCGATAGTTACAGAAAATCGAAGAAGCGGATGTCGGGTTTCGGTCACAGGATTCACACGAACGATCCGCGCGCGGCACGCCTGTTCGAGCTGGCGGAAGAAGCGGGAAAATCCGGAACGTACATAAAACTGATTGGAGCGATTGAAGGCGAGCTCGAAAAATCCGCCGGAAAAAAACTGCCAATCAACGTTGACGGCGCTATCGCTGCCGTGCTGTGCGAACTCGATTTTTGGGATAACCTCGCAAATGCTTTTTTCATAATGGCGCGGGTTCCCGGACTGGTGGCGCACGCGGCGGAGGAGCAGGAGCGTCAGCGTCCTATGCGGCAGATAGACCCGGCGAATCATGAGTATGACGGTCCGGCTGAAAGGCATTTAGAGTAA